A single window of Gadus morhua chromosome 22, gadMor3.0, whole genome shotgun sequence DNA harbors:
- the smarcc1b gene encoding SWI/SNF complex subunit SMARCC1b, with product MATMSGGSNLVMAGTSQSGTGANANRKKEGIISARFWESPDTLIQLDNVRQWIGKHYKKYVLVDAPSCQSLSAVTLQLLQFHEETFGRHATSPALTKLPAQCFLDLRPGGGLCHILGCAYKFKAEQGWRRFDLQNSSRTERNVEMFSTMERALVQNNCLARPVVYLDTALDQELASRLSNVIIKHQGSVTEDRALASHHLYPSTPSSTDEGEWMRPIMKRDTHILVHWGMNPDSYDSWLPLGEVEKEVEEQPQSEKPWRVSTRWVLDTDVYNEWMNEEDYHVNERHAPIIFRQRLHLREEQDQKLTPLKKRRRSPSPSSSEGRKKGKKGRRHGPQEEVPEEDLTKDMEDPTPVPNMEEVVLPKNVNFKKDSENTPVKGGTMADLDELDDDFPGREDEDGRADVSHLSDVEDNIPEQTHHIIIPSYTSWFNYNSVHQIEKRALPEFFNGKNKSKSPEIYLAYRNFMTDTYRLNPQEYLSSTSCRRSLTGDVCGVMRVHSLLEQWGLINYQVDAESRPLPMGPPPTPHFNVLSDTPSGLAPLQHKPLQVSASQHMLFFPERIRDKPTDSQNFGLRNDIYARKHPKSKGASAGREWAEQETLLLLEALEVYRDDWNKVSEHVGSRTQDECILHFLRLPIEDPYLEDSSASLGPLAFQPVPFNQSENPVMSTVAFLASVVDPRVASAAARAALEEFSRVQEESVEKAAIQLDKTEPLDGEKKDIRPSALQAPGGLDGLKGEPSGGPAEDSRVKTENANSILPEERDDRGDDEDRGGEGLQQSGGMELELVESSVATAAAAALSSAATKAKHLAAVEERKIKSLVALLVETQMKKLEIKLRHFEELETIMDREKEALEQQRQQLLSERQTFHAEQLKHAELRVRQQRETPAQPGFTMQHSGLSVPGRMMPGGGNSQPTGPRQPGAPNGMCG from the exons ATGGCTACAATGTCTGGAGGATCTAACTTGGTGATGGCGGGGACGAGTCAGTCCGGCACAGGAGCGAATGCAAACCGAAAAAAAGAAGGGATTATATCTGCTAGGTTCTGGGAAAGCCCGGACACTTTGATCCAATTGGACAACGTAAGACAGTGGATCGGGAAGCATTACAAAAAG TACGTGCTGGTGGATGCTCCGTCCTGTCAGTCTCTGTCTGCAGTGACCTTACAACTTCTCCAGTTCCACGAGGAGACCTTTGGAAGGCATGCTACAAGCCCTGCTCTAACAAAGCTGCCC GCACAATGCTTTCTTGACCTCCGACCAGGGGGCGGGCTCTGTCACATACTTGGTTGTGCCTACAAATTTAAGGCTGAGCAGGGCTG GCGGCGCTTTGACCTGCAGAATTCGTCACGGACAGAGCGCAACGTGGAGATgttcagcaccatggagaggGCATTGGTTCAg AACAACTGCCTGGCACGGCCTGTGGTTTACCTGGACACCGCGTTGGACCAGGAGCTGGCCAGCAGGCTGAGTAACGTCATCATCAAGCATCAG GGCTCAGTAACCGAGGACCGAGCTCTTGCCAGTCATCACCTTTAcccatcaacaccatcatcaaCAGACGAAG GTGAATGGATGCGTCCGATCatgaagagagacacacatatccTGGTGCACTGGGGAATGAACCCTGATAG CTATGACAGCTGGCTGCCCCTGggtgaggtggagaaggaggtcgAAGAGCAGCCGCAGTCCGAGAAACCATGGAGG GTCAGTACACGCTGGGTTTTGGACACAGATGTTTACAACGAGTGGATGAACGAGGAGGACTACCATGTGAACGAGAGACACGCCCCCATCATCTTCCGACAGAGGCTCCACCTccgggaggagcag GATCAGAAGTTAACCCCCCTCAAGAAGAGACgtcgctccccctctccttcctcctctgaaggaaggaagaaaggaaagaagGG acgGCGGCATGGGCCGCAGGAGGAGGTGCCAGAGGAAGATCTGACCAAAGACATGGAGGACCCCACTCCTGTGCCCAACATGGAGGAGGTGGTCCTGCCCAAGAACG TAAACTTCAAGAAAGACAGTGAGAACACGCCTGTGAAAGGAGGGACAATGGCCGACCTGG ATGAGCTGGACGATGACTTCCCTGGACGG GAGGACGAGGATGGTCGAGCAGACGTGTCCCACCTTTCGGACGTTGAAGACAACATCCCTGAGCAGACGCACCACATCATCATCCCGAGCTACACCTCCTGGTTCAACTACAACAG TGTCCACCAGATCGAGAAACGAGCTCTCCCAGAGTTCTTCAACGGCAAGAACAAGTCCAAGTCCCCTGAGAT ctaccTGGCCTACCGCAACTTCATGACGGACACCTACCGCCTGAACCCCCAGGAGTacctcagctccacctcctgcagACGCAGCCTCACTGGGGACGTCTGTGGCgtcatgag ggtccaCTCCCTGTTGGAACAGTGGGGCTTGATCAACTACCAGGTGGACGCCGAGAGCAGACCCCTCCCCATGGggcccccgcccaccccccacTTCAACGTGCTGTCGGACACGCCCTCCGGCCTGGCCCCGCTGCAGCACAAGCCCCTGCAG gTCTCAGCCTCCCAGCATATGCTCTTCTTCCCAGAGAGGATCAGAGATAAGCCCACCGACAGCCAGAACTTTGGCCTCCGCAACGACATCTACGCCCGGAAGCACCCTAAG AGTAAAGGAGCGAGCGCAGGAAGGGAATGGGCCGAGCAAGAGACCCTCTTGTTACTAGAG GCCCTGGAGGTGTACCGGGACGACTGGAACAAGGTGTCGGAGCACGTGGGCTCCAGGACCCAGGACGAGTGCATCCTGCACTTCCTGCGGCTGCCCATCGAGGACCCCTACCTGGAGGACTCCTCCGCCTCGCTGGGGCCCCTGGCCTTCCAGCCTGTGCCCTTCAACCAATCGGAGAACCCCGTCATGAGCACGGTGGCCTTCCTGGCGTCCGTGGTGGACCCCCGCGTGGCGTCGGCTGCAGCCCGGGCcgctctag AGGAGTTCTCCAGAGTGCAGGAAGAGTCCGTGGAGAAAGCCGCCATCCAGCTCGACAAGACAG aaccTCTGGACGGTGAGAAGAAGGATATCCGCCCCAGCGCCCTTCAG GCACCAGGCGGACTGGACGGGCTGAAGGGCGAGCCCAGCGGGGGGCCCGCCGAGGACAGCCGTGTGAAGACCGAGAATGCCAACAGCATACTCccggaggagagagatg ACAGGGGGGATGATGAAgacaggggtggggagggcctcCAGcagagtggagggatggagctggagctggtggAGAGCAGCGTTGCCACGGCAGCAGCGGCCGCCCTATCGTCTGCAGCCACCAAGGCCAAG cacctggcggcggtggaggagcgTAAGATCAAGTCCCTGGTGGCGCTGCTGGTGGAGACGCAGATGAAGAAGCTGGAGATCAAGCTGAGGCACTTTGAGGAGCTGGAGACCATCATGGACCGCGAGAAGGAGGCG TtggagcagcagcggcagcagctgcTGTCGGAGAGGCAGACGTTCCACGCCGAGCAGCTGAAGCACGCAGAGCTGAGGGTCCGCCAGCAGAGGGAGACACCGGCGCAGCCCGGGTTCACCATGCAGCACTCGG gcTTGTCTGTGCCCGGTAGGATGATGCCAGGCGGGGGGAACAGCCAACCAACAGGTCCCCGGCAGCCAGGGGCCCCCAACGGCATGTGTGGTTAG